A segment of the Salminus brasiliensis chromosome 1, fSalBra1.hap2, whole genome shotgun sequence genome:
actgaccatgtTTACAGAAGATTCACAGAAGGGGGAGGGGTCGGATTGATAATGAAACTAAGGATTAGGCTGGGAAgggaggaggggtgggggggtgttagATATCTTAATCCTTAATAGATTATCCAGAACCAGACGTTTAGTCAAAACCAGAAATCACAGAGGAATTAAATAATTCCCAAAAACTTGCATATAATGAAACGCGCTTGAATACAATAAGGCAAATCGTGTGCATTAGTCTGTATTACTGGCGCTGGTGGGGTATTGTCTTCCAGGCAACAGGCAACAGATTGTGGCTACAGCTCCAAACAGGCGGCTGCTAACCTTTGCAATGGGTATACAACCTAAACCTGAAATTACACACACGTGTTAGCTACTtatataaaagagagagaaaccatATGCTGCCGCCACAGACGCaattacacacatatacaaaggGTTTGTCTCCCACAACATGAAGTTCGTAGTGAAAGTAGCTAGAGGTAGCacaggctagctagctaatcagGTCAACATAAACCCAAAACAGAGACATATCtatcaggaaaaaaatgaattCGCTTAAAGTCAAAATTGTTACACTAGACACGTAAACGCGGGGAAACTGTGTCTTCATGACAGCGCAGGTCTGCTCAGAAAACCTTCACAGCCCCTCTTCAAACGCTAGCAGGCTAACCGCTAGTCACGTTAGCCACGACTGGTAGTAATGGTGCTGGGAGCCGTTGTCGGTTCTCCGTCTAAATTAAACGCAAGTAAGGCTCGCGAATTATGAACCGGCATAAATGAAAATAACGCAAAACACGCTTACTTCAATGTCCCATTCCGCGTTTGCATGAAGGCGGTTAGCCAGTTAGCATCAATCTGTGCAGcagtgagaggaaaaaaagcttTACCGTCTGGATGCCACTTTGTTCGGGTGGACTGGCCGAACTGCACCTTGGGAAATGTAGTTGTAAACACCTGCATGGGTCGTTAGTCCAGACTACAGCACTGCTTCATCTTCGACTATGAATAAGTTCCCCTTTTTGCATCACCATTGGCTGAGAGACTGCAGCTCCAAAAACAAGctgatgagagactgtaacacaatatcacaatacctacatttagagtgttattaatattcaaccctaatgagagactgtaacacacacctcagtttatatcacaatacctacatttagagtgttattaatattcaaccctaatgagagactgtaacacacacctcagtttatatcacaatacctacatttagagtgttattaatattcaaccctaatgagagactgtaacacacacctcagtttatatcacaatacctacatttagagtgttattaatattcaaccctaatgagagactgtaacacacacctcagtttatatcacaataactacatttagagtgttattaatattcaaccctaatgagagactgtaacacacacctcagtttatatcacaatacctacatttagagtgctattaatattcaaccctaatgagagactgtaacacacacctcagtttatatcacaatacctacatttagagtgttattaatattcaaccctaatgagagactgtaacacacacctcagtttatatcacaattcctacatttagagtgttattaatattcaaccctaatgagagactgtaacacacacctcagtttatatcacaatacctacatttagagtgttattaatattcaaccctaatgagagactgtaacacacacctcagtttatatcacaattcctacatttagagtgttattaatattcaaccctaatgagagactgtaacacacacctcagtttatatcacaatacttacatttagagtgttattaatattcaaccctaatgagagaccataacacacacctcagtttatatcacaatacctacatttagagtgttattaatattcaaccttaatgagagaccgtaacacacacctcagtttatatcacaatacctacatttagagtgttattaatattcaaccctaatgagagactgtaacacacacctcaatttatatcacaatacctacatttagagtgttattaatattcaacactAATGAGATATTTATTTCTGATTTGTCTTTAGGATTTTGATTGCTTGATgtcaaaaataacattttcagtGCTGTGTTTGCTGCCTGATtgaatttctgaatttgtgCACATTTATCACATATTTCACATTATCCAGTGGTTTTTAAGCAGTTATGCAAGGAAAGAAATGTGATATTTTGGAACTTACTCATATAAGTCATGAAAACTAGCTCCTACATACATAAAtgtctattatttattttttaataacatttttgtTCTTTCATTTTAAGCATTATTAGGttgatttagatttagattttagatttagatttgaTTTAGGATGTCATTCAGTGACAAATTGTGCACACATTCAAGAATTCAGacagggtcttttttttcactggACTGTATATTTtcatactgaaaaaaaaatcatttaagcATTTAAGTTTTAACATACCATAACatagcacctagccatgcagtctgtctataaacatttgtgaaagcATGGGTCATTCTAAATTTCTTACCTCCAAGATactgagtggtattattgagaACTTAGCCACTAAGGCAAAGTTCCAGAGCAGTCACCACATACTGAGgagcatagtgcataaaagtctcctactgctgactcagtaactgcagagctccaaaacTGCAGTTAGAGCTACAAAGGGGGATGCCTATGAAGCTTGGATGGAGTGTAggtgcagatgtcccaatacttttgtccatatagtgtttctGTTGGAGATCAATTCTCTGGGAGATAAAATTGCACTCCCGTTAAATTCTGCCTTATTAAACAGTTAAAATCAAACAAACTCAGAGTGGTTTAGTGTGAAACACGCCGTTCTAAAGAAACCTACAGAATGAGAATTGTTCATAGGGACTCTGAATTGAACCAGATCTCTAAAATGTCTCTAAAGGCTCCCttacagaaagttattacaccAAATGGTGATGAATTCACTGAATGACTCCTGTGTTTTAACATAGTTTTGAGAAGGGTTTGGGTCTAAAATTAtatcttttatattttttaccCATCCACAGTGTACCGTCAGGAAAAAAGAACAGAACAAGTACATGTTTGTTAACCATGCCCCTTTAGGGTTAACTGTGTCCCTTACAAGTAGagcaacaaaaatatatatatttgtatacattatatatataccacCCAGTAACAGTTTTGtatcatttgtgtgtgtgtgtgtgtggtacataCAGGGCGCTGTAAAATAATCCTAAAGTTTTTCCATATAAAAGTCACATATAAAAGTTGGTAAGTTTCTGTACAATTTACCACTTCACATCAAACCCCATTTTGGGTGTTTCTCTAAACCATTTAATTATACAGAGAATTTGGATAATTGGTGTTGTTCACCTTTAATGATCAGTCCAGTCACATTCCATCTTATTACACACATAATAAGGAGTCAATCAGCAGAGATTATTCCAGTCAGTACCATTTATTTACAATGCTTTCACTGTATGTgcgtgtaggtgtgtgtgtatgtagcaGATTCTGAAGGCACAGCCGAGTGTGTAAAGTGGTCACTGCGAGATGTTGCAGTTCATAGGTTTGTGTTTTAGATAGTTTAAGAGTCTTGGAGGCACATCCAGAGAGTCTATAGCCTGAATCCTGTTCACCTGCTTAAGGTGTCTGCGGATAACCAGCCTACACTGAGACACAAGTGATCGGGGgcaacctgagagagagagagagagagagagagagagagaattaagaCAGTGTAGGCAGTTAACATACCAGTCAgaattttataaataatgtatCAGAATCAaaattattgttgttattatatagAATCCTGAAAATGAAAAGCCTTCACAAGTCTCAGTGTCTCCATTCTGCCTGCATGTCTGGTCCTCTCCTTTGTCCCCCTCTTACTTAATCCCACTctacttctctttttctttccttttcctcatcatctctctctcctcaccttTTCTTCCCTACCCATTCACACCTTGCTGTAACTttccccctctcctctctcctctcctcttttctcttctctctctgtatgcACTCCCCCTCTGTGTGTggttacctctctctctcagcagcaGTTCCAGGGCCTCGTTCTGTTTGGTGCTCTTCTCTATAATCAGCGTGGGCAGGTAGACATTAGCACCGAACTCGATCAGCAGTCTGACGAACTCAACGCTGCAGCCGTGTCTCAGGCACATCTCCAACACTGTCTTCCTGGCCGGTGCTGCCCTGTTGGACGACTTGTCCTCTGGCCAGTTGTAGTTGGGGTCGGCCCCATACAGCAGGAGGATCCTGAAGCAGTCCAGGTGGCCATAGACGGCCGCCAGGTAAAGCGGCCCGCTGCACACGGCCACGCCCGACGTCCACAGTGTGACCTTGGACCTGGCGTTGACCTCTGCGCCATGCTGGAGGAGATGGCGCAGGATTTCGGCGTCCCCCTCGCGGGCGGCGGTCAGCACAGGAGAGCCGACGTTGCGGAGGTTCCCATTCGGGTCAGCACCGGCACGGAGCAGAGCCAGAACACAGCCCAGATAGCGTCCACAAACAGCTGAGAACAGCGGCGTCTGAGCCTTCACATCTACGCTGTCCACCTCCGCACCGTGggccagcagcagctgcaggcaCCGCAGG
Coding sequences within it:
- the asb12a gene encoding ankyrin repeat and SOCS box protein 12a isoform X1, with protein sequence MQVWSMLQLRPAEEDACAAESLELNRAAANDDHFLLEELLSQERYRKCINQRSGWGVPGTPLRMAASKGHLRCLQLLLAHGAEVDSVDVKAQTPLFSAVCGRYLGCVLALLRAGADPNGNLRNVGSPVLTAAREGDAEILRHLLQHGAEVNARSKVTLWTSGVAVCSGPLYLAAVYGHLDCFRILLLYGADPNYNWPEDKSSNRAAPARKTVLEMCLRHGCSVEFVRLLIEFGANVYLPTLIIEKSTKQNEALELLLRERGCPRSLVSQCRLVIRRHLKQVNRIQAIDSLDVPPRLLNYLKHKPMNCNISQ
- the asb12a gene encoding ankyrin repeat and SOCS box protein 12a isoform X2; this encodes MLQLRPAEEDACAAESLELNRAAANDDHFLLEELLSQERYRKCINQRSGWGVPGTPLRMAASKGHLRCLQLLLAHGAEVDSVDVKAQTPLFSAVCGRYLGCVLALLRAGADPNGNLRNVGSPVLTAAREGDAEILRHLLQHGAEVNARSKVTLWTSGVAVCSGPLYLAAVYGHLDCFRILLLYGADPNYNWPEDKSSNRAAPARKTVLEMCLRHGCSVEFVRLLIEFGANVYLPTLIIEKSTKQNEALELLLRERGCPRSLVSQCRLVIRRHLKQVNRIQAIDSLDVPPRLLNYLKHKPMNCNISQ